One Flagellimonas sp. CMM7 genomic region harbors:
- a CDS encoding heavy metal translocating P-type ATPase metal-binding domain-containing protein, giving the protein MANTRCYHCGDDCNRTKVLFDEKEFCCNGCKTVYEIFTSNGLSNFYDIEERAGTAPKEIRQKYDFLDNQEIVEKLVEFNEEGVQVVNLSIPSIHCSSCIWVLENLNRLHSSISSSQVDFPKKTIRVTYKIEDFSLKGLVLLLSAIGYEPYISLEEYSKKNTKVDRSLIYKLGVAGFAFGNVMLFSFPEYFEVEEFWLDQYKLVFRWLMFTFSLPVVFYAGQDYFISAYKGLRSKVLNIDVPIALGILTLFLRSTADIIFDLGSGFFDSLTGLVFFLLLGKFFQQKTYSFLSFERDYKSYFPIAVTRLTTNGEEENIQIYKIKAGDRLLIRNMEIIPVDSILVKGNAEIDYSFVTGESNAVFKQSGEKLFAGGKQLSGVLEIEVVKSVSQSYLTQLWGNSVFGKDKITTFQTLTDSIGKRFTIGVLSVAILSTTFWLFYMPSMALNVFTAVLIIACPCAIALAAPFTLGNMLRIFGKHKFYLKNTNVIERLSKIDTAIFDKTGTITTTTKDAILYEGIELTEAETALLKTTLRASNHPLSRSLYEILKSNAIMTLDEFQEHTGMGIEGKLNAHTIKVGSASYIGESMPNAISDTAVYISSDEDFKGRFVFKNEYRDGVEELFVTLGKTMNIGILSGDNDGERKQLQEILPSKTNLLFNQKPKNKLDYIKHLQKDHSVLMVGDGLNDAGALAQSNVGISISENINVFSPACDAILDASNLRKLPIFMKLSRKSIQVIKLSFLLSLCYNVIGLYFAVTGQLEPVVAAILMPLSSISIVIFTTLMTNIIGKRLKQ; this is encoded by the coding sequence ATGGCGAACACGAGATGTTATCATTGTGGTGATGATTGTAATCGCACAAAGGTTCTTTTTGATGAAAAGGAGTTTTGTTGTAATGGTTGCAAAACAGTCTATGAGATTTTTACTTCAAACGGCTTATCCAATTTTTACGATATAGAAGAGAGAGCCGGCACGGCTCCTAAAGAAATTCGACAAAAATATGATTTCCTTGATAATCAGGAGATTGTTGAAAAACTGGTAGAGTTTAATGAAGAAGGGGTGCAGGTGGTCAATTTGAGCATTCCATCCATTCATTGCAGTTCTTGTATTTGGGTATTGGAAAACCTAAATCGTCTGCATTCTTCTATTTCGAGTTCACAAGTTGATTTTCCAAAAAAAACCATTCGGGTCACCTATAAAATTGAAGATTTTTCATTGAAAGGCCTTGTACTGTTATTGAGTGCCATAGGTTATGAGCCTTACATTTCTTTAGAGGAATACAGCAAGAAAAACACCAAGGTAGACCGCTCACTCATTTATAAACTTGGTGTTGCTGGTTTTGCCTTTGGTAATGTAATGCTATTCTCTTTTCCTGAGTATTTTGAGGTGGAGGAGTTTTGGTTGGATCAGTACAAATTGGTGTTCCGTTGGTTAATGTTTACTTTTTCGCTGCCAGTGGTATTCTATGCTGGACAGGATTATTTTATTTCAGCATATAAAGGACTGCGTTCTAAAGTATTGAACATTGATGTTCCCATAGCATTGGGAATTCTAACCTTGTTCTTAAGAAGTACCGCAGATATTATTTTTGACTTGGGCTCTGGTTTTTTTGATAGCCTGACGGGATTGGTTTTTTTCCTTTTATTGGGGAAGTTTTTTCAACAAAAGACGTATTCATTTCTCTCTTTTGAACGGGATTATAAATCCTATTTTCCAATTGCGGTAACAAGGTTAACTACAAATGGGGAAGAAGAAAACATTCAAATTTATAAGATTAAGGCTGGTGATAGGCTCTTGATTAGAAATATGGAAATTATTCCTGTAGATAGTATTTTAGTAAAAGGTAATGCAGAAATAGATTACAGTTTTGTAACCGGAGAATCCAATGCGGTTTTTAAACAATCAGGAGAAAAGCTTTTTGCAGGAGGAAAACAACTCTCTGGAGTTTTAGAAATTGAGGTTGTAAAATCGGTTTCACAAAGTTATCTCACCCAATTATGGGGGAATTCAGTTTTTGGAAAAGATAAGATTACTACTTTCCAAACATTGACGGATAGTATTGGAAAACGGTTTACCATTGGAGTTTTGAGTGTAGCTATACTTTCGACTACATTTTGGTTGTTTTACATGCCAAGTATGGCTCTTAATGTTTTTACGGCGGTTCTTATCATTGCTTGTCCTTGCGCAATTGCTCTTGCAGCTCCATTTACGTTGGGTAATATGCTTCGAATATTTGGCAAGCATAAATTCTACTTAAAAAACACAAATGTTATAGAGCGATTATCAAAAATTGATACTGCTATATTTGATAAAACAGGCACTATAACAACTACAACAAAAGATGCCATCCTGTATGAAGGAATTGAGTTGACCGAAGCGGAAACCGCATTGCTGAAAACTACATTGCGGGCATCCAATCATCCATTAAGTAGGTCATTGTATGAGATATTAAAGTCCAACGCCATTATGACCCTTGATGAATTTCAAGAGCATACCGGAATGGGAATAGAAGGAAAATTGAATGCTCATACCATTAAGGTGGGCTCTGCCAGTTACATTGGAGAGTCTATGCCAAACGCTATATCCGATACAGCGGTTTACATTAGTTCTGATGAAGACTTTAAAGGGAGATTTGTATTCAAAAACGAGTATAGGGATGGGGTGGAAGAGCTTTTTGTCACCTTGGGCAAAACCATGAATATTGGAATACTGTCTGGTGATAACGATGGGGAAAGAAAACAGTTACAGGAAATACTCCCCTCTAAAACTAATTTGCTGTTCAATCAAAAGCCCAAGAATAAACTGGATTATATAAAGCATCTCCAAAAAGACCACAGTGTGCTTATGGTAGGAGATGGACTTAACGATGCCGGTGCATTGGCCCAAAGTAACGTAGGTATCTCCATTTCTGAAAACATCAATGTTTTTTCACCAGCTTGTGATGCTATTTTAGATGCTTCAAACTTGAGGAAACTTCCCATTTTCATGAAGTTATCCAGAAAATCCATACAGGTCATAAAACTCAGTTTCCTTCTCTCATTATGCTATAATGTTATTGGATTATATTTTGCTGTTACCGGTCAGTTAGAACCTGTCGTTGCGGCAATACTTATGCCTTTGAGTTCAATCAGCATAGTGATTTTTACGACGTTAATGACCAATATAATTGGGAAAAGATTAAAGCAATAA
- a CDS encoding Crp/Fnr family transcriptional regulator — translation MESRCENCIIRQFNSLRAMSKDELKQVSDSKTTKKVKKGDPLFEEGEKLNGVFCVRDGVSKLSKLSANGKDQIVKLATKGEVLGQRSVIAEECTNLSAIAVNDMEVCFIPKESINNTLQKNPNFTLEVLRHMAHDLKEADDVIVNMSQKTVKQRIAEAFLYLKNNFGEDDEGFLALTLSREDISNVVGTATESAIRIISEFKKKGLIHTSGKKVGIKNERKLVELVEGF, via the coding sequence ATGGAGAGCAGGTGTGAAAATTGTATCATAAGACAATTCAATTCGCTAAGAGCCATGAGCAAGGACGAATTGAAGCAAGTGTCCGACTCTAAAACCACAAAAAAAGTCAAGAAAGGAGACCCCCTTTTTGAGGAGGGCGAAAAATTGAATGGAGTTTTTTGTGTTCGCGATGGAGTTTCTAAACTCTCCAAACTTAGTGCCAATGGCAAAGATCAAATCGTAAAGCTTGCAACCAAAGGCGAAGTACTTGGACAGCGATCCGTAATAGCAGAAGAATGTACTAATCTTTCTGCAATAGCTGTTAACGATATGGAGGTCTGCTTCATTCCCAAAGAAAGCATCAACAATACATTGCAAAAGAATCCGAATTTCACCCTTGAGGTGTTGCGGCATATGGCTCATGATTTAAAGGAGGCAGATGACGTCATCGTAAACATGTCTCAAAAAACGGTAAAACAGCGGATTGCTGAGGCTTTCCTGTATTTAAAAAATAACTTTGGCGAAGATGACGAAGGGTTTTTGGCCCTTACACTTTCCAGAGAAGACATTTCAAATGTGGTTGGTACAGCTACGGAATCCGCCATCCGAATTATTTCAGAATTCAAGAAAAAAGGACTCATTCATACCTCTGGCAAAAAAGTAGGTATAAAGAATGAACGTAAGTTGGTAGAGTTGGTAGAAGGCTTCTAA
- a CDS encoding universal stress protein, which translates to MQRILIPTDFSENAWNAINYAMQLFRNKQCTFYLLNTYTPVIPSSRFMAKMIDGVSIVDAVRNSSEQGLLNTVDRIKTQYGNNNHSFETISSFNLLVEEVKDIVDAYDINLIVTGTKGASGIDEVFMGSNTVRIIKNSKKCPVLAIPQHFDFVTPSEIAFATDFNRFYTASELNPLMELAEMFQATIRIVHVQYGIKALSELQQFNLNMLRRYLNESEHYVHTVSELNSVSQTLEMFTEELDIHLLALLNYQHSYMEKMTREPIVKRTAFHTQIPLLVIPELGMEGVSKKNKEQEKAVSG; encoded by the coding sequence ATGCAAAGAATTTTAATACCTACAGACTTTTCAGAAAATGCATGGAATGCCATTAATTATGCCATGCAGTTGTTCCGCAATAAACAATGCACTTTTTATTTGTTAAACACATATACCCCTGTAATTCCCAGTAGCCGGTTTATGGCCAAAATGATAGATGGTGTAAGTATTGTAGATGCGGTGCGAAATTCTTCAGAACAAGGTTTACTGAATACTGTTGACAGAATTAAGACACAGTATGGTAACAACAATCATAGTTTTGAAACAATCTCTTCTTTCAATCTATTGGTCGAAGAAGTAAAAGACATTGTGGATGCGTATGATATTAACTTAATAGTTACTGGAACCAAGGGCGCTTCTGGAATAGATGAGGTATTTATGGGCAGCAATACCGTGCGTATTATTAAGAACAGTAAAAAATGTCCGGTCTTGGCTATTCCCCAACATTTTGATTTTGTCACACCTTCAGAAATTGCTTTTGCAACTGATTTTAATAGATTCTACACAGCTTCCGAACTAAATCCACTAATGGAATTAGCAGAAATGTTCCAAGCAACCATTAGAATAGTTCATGTGCAATACGGGATAAAAGCATTATCGGAATTACAGCAGTTTAACCTAAACATGCTAAGAAGGTATTTAAACGAATCTGAACATTATGTACACACAGTTTCTGAACTTAACTCAGTATCACAAACGTTGGAAATGTTTACTGAGGAGCTGGACATTCACCTGCTGGCACTCCTGAATTATCAGCATAGCTATATGGAAAAAATGACCCGTGAACCTATAGTGAAGCGAACAGCGTTCCATACGCAAATTCCTTTATTGGTTATTCCTGAACTAGGAATGGAAGGGGTTTCAAAAAAAAACAAGGAACAAGAAAAGGCAGTTAGCGGTTAA
- a CDS encoding threonine/serine dehydratase yields the protein MDKQQLIECHDRIKPFIHNTPVLTSRLINAMAGASLFFKCENFQKMGAFKMRGAANAIIQLSERQRQNGVVTHSSGNFAQALSLAAQSLGVKAYIVMPSNAPQVKKDAVKEYDGSIIECPPTLAARENATKQIEKEKGATFIHPSNDDDVILGQGTACKELLELHPDLDYVFTPVGGGGLIAGTALAVKYFGDNCNVIGGEPFEVDDAYRSLQSGTIETNETANTIADGLRTQLGDRNFPIIKQNVQRIIRVKEDKIVKAMRIIWERLKIICEPSSAVAFAAILTEKEQFSDKKIGVILSGGNVDLNNLPF from the coding sequence ATGGACAAGCAGCAACTTATTGAATGTCATGACAGAATAAAACCATTTATTCACAACACTCCTGTGCTTACTTCAAGATTGATCAATGCCATGGCAGGAGCCAGTCTTTTTTTTAAGTGTGAGAATTTCCAAAAAATGGGAGCTTTTAAAATGCGAGGAGCGGCAAATGCCATTATACAACTTTCTGAAAGACAAAGACAAAACGGAGTGGTAACACATTCTTCAGGAAACTTTGCCCAAGCACTTTCTTTAGCTGCACAAAGTTTGGGTGTTAAAGCGTACATTGTTATGCCCTCCAACGCCCCTCAGGTAAAAAAAGATGCAGTTAAAGAGTATGATGGAAGCATTATAGAATGTCCGCCCACACTTGCCGCAAGAGAAAATGCCACTAAACAAATAGAAAAAGAAAAAGGAGCAACATTCATTCATCCATCCAACGATGATGATGTCATTTTGGGTCAAGGCACAGCATGTAAAGAATTATTGGAACTTCATCCAGATTTAGACTATGTATTTACGCCCGTGGGTGGAGGTGGTTTAATAGCCGGAACAGCCTTAGCCGTCAAATATTTTGGAGACAATTGTAATGTTATTGGAGGAGAGCCTTTTGAGGTTGATGATGCCTATCGTTCTTTACAAAGTGGCACTATAGAAACAAATGAGACTGCCAATACCATTGCTGATGGGTTAAGAACACAGTTGGGTGATAGAAATTTTCCCATTATCAAACAAAATGTCCAAAGAATTATTAGGGTAAAGGAGGACAAAATTGTAAAAGCTATGCGGATTATCTGGGAACGGCTAAAAATTATTTGCGAGCCATCTAGCGCAGTTGCTTTCGCTGCTATTCTTACCGAAAAAGAACAGTTTTCAGACAAAAAAATAGGGGTAATCTTATCTGGTGGAAATGTTGATTTAAACAACTTACCATTTTAG
- a CDS encoding aminotransferase class III-fold pyridoxal phosphate-dependent enzyme, translating into MNALLKEEFGIDSLSIKKLDGYDNINYHVKTSSDSYIFKTYPYTEELFDLIEVETEALLFLDQDKTQAFPIPIPFINGDYTKIFELDGKTTICRMLSFINGNFIGDINPTKKTYTFLGEFLARLDIKLQGFNNYTLRARKWEWDLQYLHLNKKYVSDIPNAHDRNVVNYFFQQFEQNVVPILPELRKQTIYNDANEWNVLVSNENVSGLIDFGDMAYAPLINELAIAITYACYDKENPLEWAIPILESYHKTLPLEEKELEILYYLIAGRLCTSVCNSAHSRKTDPDNTYATGSEKSAWNMLYKLLSISPIGAENMFRKAIGVSIPKIKLEAEEVKRRHQHISPILSLSYEKPVHMVDAAFQYMYDSHGNAILDAYNNIPHVGHSHPKVVEAGQRQMAKLNTNTRYLYDLLPTYSEKLLSKFPKSLNKVYFVNSGSAASDLALRLVHAHTKRKKLMVMEHGYHGNTQMGIDMSDYKFNNPKGTGQKEHVLKTSIPDTYNGKCKGKNAGSLYAKETIEQISNSEEPIAAFISEPIVGCGGQVPLADGYLKEVYPAIRKQGGVCISDEVQTGFGRLGDHFWGYEAQGVIPDIVILGKPMANGHPMGAVVTTDEIAESFSKGVEFFSSFGGNPVSCAIALSVIEVIEEEQLQENAKEVGNYYKSLLLGLKKEHKCIGDVRGSGLFLGIEIIDEKTKKTNKKLAHHIKNELRNRNILISSDGPGDSVLKTKPPLCFTKENAETVVHAIANVLKN; encoded by the coding sequence ATGAATGCACTACTCAAAGAGGAATTCGGAATTGATTCATTAAGCATTAAAAAGCTGGATGGATATGACAACATTAATTACCATGTTAAAACATCGTCAGACAGTTACATTTTTAAAACATACCCATATACTGAAGAACTATTTGATTTAATCGAAGTTGAAACCGAAGCCCTGTTATTTCTTGACCAAGATAAAACGCAAGCCTTTCCTATTCCAATTCCATTTATCAATGGGGATTACACCAAAATTTTTGAGCTAGATGGGAAAACCACCATTTGTAGAATGCTTTCCTTTATCAATGGTAATTTTATAGGAGATATCAATCCAACAAAAAAAACATATACCTTTTTAGGTGAATTTCTTGCTCGCTTAGATATTAAACTTCAAGGATTCAACAATTATACCCTTAGGGCTAGAAAGTGGGAATGGGACCTCCAATACCTGCATTTAAACAAGAAATACGTTTCCGATATTCCCAATGCACATGACAGGAATGTCGTAAATTATTTTTTCCAACAGTTTGAGCAAAACGTGGTTCCCATATTACCTGAACTAAGAAAACAAACCATCTATAACGATGCCAATGAATGGAATGTCTTAGTGAGCAACGAAAATGTTTCCGGATTAATAGATTTTGGAGATATGGCCTATGCTCCTTTAATAAATGAATTGGCCATAGCTATAACTTATGCCTGTTATGATAAAGAAAATCCATTGGAATGGGCAATACCCATTCTAGAATCATATCATAAAACACTTCCTCTGGAAGAGAAAGAATTAGAAATTCTCTATTACTTAATAGCAGGAAGACTTTGTACAAGCGTTTGCAATTCTGCCCATTCCAGAAAAACAGATCCGGATAATACCTACGCCACTGGAAGTGAAAAATCTGCTTGGAACATGCTTTACAAACTGTTGTCCATAAGTCCTATTGGTGCAGAAAACATGTTCAGAAAGGCTATTGGAGTGTCAATTCCTAAAATAAAATTGGAAGCCGAAGAAGTCAAAAGAAGACACCAACACATTAGTCCCATTTTATCATTGAGCTATGAAAAACCAGTTCACATGGTTGATGCTGCATTTCAGTATATGTATGATAGCCACGGCAATGCCATCTTGGATGCCTATAATAATATTCCACATGTGGGACACTCACACCCAAAGGTGGTGGAAGCGGGACAAAGACAAATGGCAAAACTAAATACCAATACACGGTATCTGTACGATTTGTTACCAACCTATTCAGAAAAACTATTATCAAAATTCCCTAAATCACTGAACAAGGTATACTTTGTTAACTCTGGAAGCGCAGCAAGTGACCTGGCCTTGCGATTAGTGCACGCCCATACCAAACGTAAAAAGTTAATGGTGATGGAACATGGCTATCACGGGAACACTCAAATGGGAATTGATATGAGTGATTACAAATTCAATAACCCCAAGGGTACCGGGCAAAAAGAGCATGTACTTAAAACATCCATTCCTGACACCTATAATGGGAAGTGCAAAGGGAAAAATGCTGGGTCTTTGTATGCCAAAGAGACCATTGAACAAATATCAAATTCTGAAGAACCTATTGCCGCTTTTATATCGGAACCTATTGTTGGCTGTGGCGGTCAAGTTCCTTTGGCAGATGGATATTTAAAAGAGGTTTACCCCGCAATACGAAAACAGGGTGGAGTTTGTATAAGCGATGAAGTACAAACTGGTTTTGGTAGGTTGGGCGATCACTTTTGGGGATACGAAGCCCAAGGAGTAATTCCGGATATTGTTATTCTAGGAAAACCAATGGCAAACGGACATCCTATGGGCGCCGTGGTTACAACAGATGAAATTGCAGAATCTTTTAGTAAAGGAGTGGAGTTCTTTAGCTCTTTTGGAGGCAATCCTGTTTCTTGCGCCATTGCTTTGTCTGTTATAGAGGTTATTGAAGAAGAACAGTTACAAGAGAACGCCAAGGAGGTTGGAAACTATTACAAGTCACTTCTATTGGGACTAAAAAAAGAACATAAATGCATAGGAGATGTTAGAGGTTCCGGTTTATTTTTGGGTATAGAAATCATTGATGAAAAAACAAAAAAAACGAATAAAAAATTAGCACACCATATTAAAAATGAACTACGCAATAGGAATATCCTAATTAGCTCTGATGGGCCCGGTGACAGTGTGCTAAAAACAAAACCTCCACTTTGCTTTACAAAAGAAAATGCAGAAACTGTTGTACATGCAATAGCTAACGTATTAAAGAATTAG
- a CDS encoding DUF3291 domain-containing protein: MKAVITSITLKSPLKFFKLSVFALHVSNQLKTSNYVEFRSKGFWTKHYTMTLWRNEEDMRAFAHSGAHLDAMKKSKSIAKEINTLTIDTNELPNWKEALTLLKNKGRVYKIK; this comes from the coding sequence ATGAAAGCAGTAATTACTTCTATTACCCTAAAATCCCCTTTAAAGTTTTTTAAACTATCTGTTTTTGCACTGCATGTATCCAATCAGTTAAAAACATCCAACTATGTTGAGTTTAGGAGCAAAGGTTTCTGGACAAAACATTATACCATGACGCTTTGGAGAAATGAAGAAGACATGAGGGCATTTGCACATAGTGGAGCTCATTTAGATGCCATGAAAAAATCGAAATCCATAGCAAAAGAAATTAACACCCTTACTATTGACACCAATGAATTACCAAATTGGAAAGAAGCTTTAACACTATTGAAAAACAAAGGAAGGGTGTATAAAATAAAATAA
- a CDS encoding outer membrane beta-barrel protein yields MKQNIIFTSSFLLFFLLTHTSLIAQNPGTDASKTEKHFDGFHLGISMGVQNIFGGAFINDLDVLGQKSGFVTEFSAGYRKQFVNDRLLIGAELQLGITDGDLEQIDARNQMEIEYKNNSQFGYGINLGIAMGKKKKALLYTYGIVTKRNFDITISEVGGTTFMQEDGQRFLRYGIGFEIPVSGNFHLKATVGRVDVDYGDLETNINVENKTDLGLGAMYQF; encoded by the coding sequence ATGAAACAAAACATAATATTCACAAGTTCTTTTCTACTATTTTTTCTTTTAACCCATACAAGTTTGATTGCACAAAACCCAGGTACAGATGCCTCCAAAACTGAAAAACACTTTGATGGTTTCCATCTAGGGATAAGTATGGGTGTACAAAACATATTTGGTGGGGCTTTTATTAACGATTTAGATGTGCTTGGCCAGAAATCAGGTTTTGTGACAGAGTTTTCAGCAGGGTATAGAAAACAGTTTGTAAATGATAGACTTCTTATTGGAGCAGAACTTCAATTAGGAATTACAGATGGTGATTTGGAACAAATAGATGCTAGAAATCAAATGGAAATTGAATACAAAAACAACAGTCAGTTTGGATATGGGATAAACCTTGGAATTGCCATGGGTAAGAAGAAAAAAGCTTTGTTGTATACCTACGGTATTGTCACAAAACGGAACTTTGACATAACTATTTCAGAGGTTGGTGGTACAACTTTTATGCAGGAAGATGGGCAACGTTTTCTGAGGTACGGTATTGGATTTGAAATACCCGTTTCTGGAAACTTCCACTTGAAAGCAACTGTAGGTCGTGTTGATGTGGATTATGGAGATTTGGAAACCAATATTAATGTGGAAAATAAAACCGACCTTGGCTTGGGGGCGATGTATCAATTTTGA
- a CDS encoding S9 family peptidase, with the protein MKKIKKLIRLSVLLLPLLYSVSSCSVDVEVDEIITFDSNFGDLRNWELLATVSENQLKSLIDKDEPELVPIIANRNLRDIKVYKITYNTSNVDGNTILASGLVIVPKHGLNMPLVSFQHGTIFTNDDAPSSYNTKKLATVFAMALASTNYVVIMPDYLGYGASSNYPHPYEHRETLGSTSFDMIMTVKENLGFIDDLILNDKLFIAGYSEGGYATMALHQHIEENSNLKITMSAPASGAYNKSGFFQQMMQLDEDFNYPGSAMWVVDSYNTNYNLNRNWSAFINEPYAATMESILNPFDYINADIAQNPQDLYTAEFRTGLVNGTDTEYLSAIADNDVFDWTPKYPITLYYASEDNWVFPLNSETAYESMLENGANVSRVIYEGEGHFTAGILYVNDVFELFESNR; encoded by the coding sequence ATGAAAAAAATTAAAAAACTTATACGGCTAAGCGTACTGTTACTACCACTGTTATATAGTGTGTCTAGTTGCAGTGTAGATGTTGAGGTAGATGAGATAATCACCTTTGATTCAAATTTTGGCGATTTACGAAATTGGGAATTATTGGCGACAGTGTCAGAAAATCAACTCAAGAGTTTAATTGATAAAGACGAACCAGAACTAGTCCCAATAATTGCCAATAGAAATTTACGGGATATTAAAGTATACAAAATCACTTATAATACTTCCAATGTTGATGGAAACACCATTTTGGCCTCTGGTCTGGTGATAGTGCCTAAACATGGTTTAAACATGCCTTTGGTGTCGTTTCAACATGGAACAATATTCACTAATGATGATGCCCCATCCAGCTATAACACTAAAAAATTGGCTACCGTTTTTGCCATGGCACTGGCTTCCACCAACTATGTTGTTATTATGCCTGATTATCTGGGGTATGGAGCTTCAAGCAATTATCCACATCCTTATGAGCATAGAGAAACTCTAGGAAGCACATCTTTTGATATGATCATGACCGTTAAAGAAAACCTTGGATTTATAGACGACCTTATTTTAAATGATAAACTTTTCATCGCTGGGTATTCTGAAGGAGGTTATGCTACAATGGCCCTGCATCAACATATTGAAGAAAACTCAAACCTCAAGATTACAATGAGTGCACCGGCATCAGGTGCTTATAACAAATCCGGATTCTTTCAGCAAATGATGCAATTAGATGAAGACTTCAATTATCCCGGATCGGCTATGTGGGTGGTAGATTCTTACAATACTAATTATAACCTTAATCGTAATTGGAGTGCTTTCATAAACGAACCATATGCTGCAACGATGGAAAGTATTCTCAACCCGTTTGATTACATAAATGCGGATATCGCTCAAAACCCACAAGACCTATATACTGCTGAATTTAGAACTGGATTGGTCAATGGAACGGACACTGAATATTTGAGCGCTATAGCTGATAATGATGTCTTTGATTGGACCCCTAAATATCCAATTACCCTGTATTATGCATCTGAAGACAATTGGGTTTTTCCCTTAAACTCTGAAACTGCATATGAGAGTATGTTAGAAAATGGAGCAAATGTGAGCAGGGTAATTTATGAAGGTGAGGGTCATTTTACTGCGGGCATACTTTATGTAAATGATGTGTTTGAGTTATTCGAATCCAATAGATAA
- a CDS encoding AraC family transcriptional regulator, with protein MASDYMLIVTIILIAGIFISDLWVRQGGLTKPNFILEKLVSFYVLPSFLAYSMLLISNDNKLKMKWWWFASFAIAFSVFIFIDFTFLTDYDIEKLRAQHRTPSTIYQFFYRGGNVFVFVALIWFFKKLKQYQQRIRNDYSFIETIKLTWLVNFAWIYFINNLLVLLISSAFSFWHLGSLELLYIIVYASIVLSLFYLCYNGIRQYSLVEYNNAIGLNNNAEIEAKRPVSTLKNKDSDKYKSSSLSIEEMESIFKQIKELFEIEKIYLEPQLKIQDLSDSINVTTHNISQTINSKAQQSFYDFVNKYRAEHFKTLLANPDNRKFTILALGIESGFNSKATLNRIFKKQVGVSPKEFQKSHFIA; from the coding sequence ATGGCGAGTGATTACATGCTTATTGTCACGATTATACTTATAGCAGGGATTTTTATAAGTGATCTTTGGGTTAGGCAAGGAGGGCTTACTAAGCCCAATTTTATTTTGGAAAAATTGGTTAGCTTCTATGTTCTTCCTTCTTTTCTTGCATATTCTATGCTACTCATTAGCAATGATAATAAGCTGAAAATGAAATGGTGGTGGTTTGCTTCTTTCGCAATAGCCTTTTCAGTTTTCATTTTTATTGATTTTACTTTTTTGACTGACTACGATATTGAGAAATTAAGAGCTCAGCATAGAACACCATCAACCATATATCAATTTTTTTATAGAGGAGGTAATGTTTTTGTTTTTGTGGCTCTTATTTGGTTTTTTAAAAAATTGAAGCAGTATCAGCAAAGAATTAGAAATGACTATTCATTTATTGAGACTATTAAGTTAACATGGCTCGTAAATTTCGCTTGGATTTACTTTATAAATAATCTTCTGGTTTTATTAATATCATCAGCATTTAGTTTTTGGCATTTAGGAAGTTTAGAGTTGCTATATATTATTGTCTATGCTTCCATTGTGCTTTCTCTTTTTTATTTGTGCTACAATGGAATAAGACAATATTCCCTAGTAGAGTACAACAATGCTATTGGTTTAAATAACAATGCGGAAATTGAGGCGAAAAGACCAGTATCAACTTTAAAAAACAAAGACTCGGACAAGTATAAATCGTCCTCATTGTCAATTGAAGAGATGGAATCTATTTTTAAACAGATTAAAGAGCTTTTTGAAATAGAGAAAATTTATCTAGAACCACAACTTAAGATTCAAGACTTATCTGATAGTATAAATGTAACAACACATAACATTTCTCAAACAATAAATTCTAAGGCGCAACAATCATTCTATGATTTTGTAAATAAATATAGAGCCGAACATTTTAAAACACTTTTGGCAAATCCTGATAATAGAAAGTTCACCATTTTGGCGCTTGGGATAGAAAGTGGTTTTAATTCCAAAGCAACATTAAATCGCATATTCAAAAAGCAAGTTGGAGTTTCTCCTAAGGAATTCCAGAAATCTCACTTTATCGCCTAA